In the Pseudomonas sp. ADAK2 genome, one interval contains:
- the wrbA gene encoding NAD(P)H:quinone oxidoreductase, with the protein MSAPYILVLYYSRSGSTNEMARQIARGVEQSGMEARLRTVPPISTECEAVSPDIPDEGALYASLDDLKNCAGLALGSPTRFGNMAAPLKYFLDGTSNLWLTGALVGKPAGVFTSTASLHGGQETTLLSMMLPLLHHGMLITGLPYSESALLETRGGGTPYGASHHAGADGKQGLNEHEVALCRALGLRLGKTAQKLEG; encoded by the coding sequence GTGAGCGCGCCGTACATTCTGGTCCTGTATTACAGCCGCAGCGGCTCGACCAATGAAATGGCCCGGCAGATTGCCCGTGGCGTCGAGCAGTCGGGGATGGAAGCGCGCCTGCGTACCGTGCCGCCGATCTCCACCGAGTGTGAAGCGGTATCACCGGACATTCCCGACGAAGGTGCGCTGTACGCCAGCCTCGACGACCTGAAGAACTGCGCGGGCCTGGCCCTCGGCAGCCCGACCCGCTTCGGCAACATGGCGGCGCCGCTCAAATACTTCCTCGACGGCACCAGCAACCTGTGGCTGACCGGCGCCCTCGTCGGCAAACCGGCCGGGGTGTTCACCTCCACCGCGAGCTTGCACGGCGGCCAGGAAACCACCCTGCTATCGATGATGTTGCCGTTACTGCACCATGGCATGCTGATCACCGGCCTGCCCTATAGCGAGTCGGCGTTGCTGGAAACCCGTGGCGGCGGCACGCCGTACGGCGCCAGCCATCACGCCGGTGCCGACGGCAAACAGGGTTTGAATGAACATGAAGTCGCGCTGTGCCGGGCCTTGGGCCTGCGCTTGGGCAAGACCGCGCAGAAACTGGAGGGCTGA
- the arsC gene encoding arsenate reductase (glutaredoxin) (This arsenate reductase requires both glutathione and glutaredoxin to convert arsenate to arsenite, after which the efflux transporter formed by ArsA and ArsB can extrude the arsenite from the cell, providing resistance.) yields MTDLTLYHNPRCSKSRGALELLEARGLTPTVVRYLETPLDAAQLQGLLKKLGINARQLLRTGEDEYKTLNLADATLSEAQLIAAIAAHPKLMERPILEVGDKAVIGRPPENVLELLP; encoded by the coding sequence ATGACCGATCTGACGCTTTATCACAACCCGCGCTGCTCGAAATCCCGCGGTGCGCTCGAACTCCTTGAAGCCCGTGGCCTGACCCCGACTGTCGTGCGCTACCTCGAAACCCCGCTGGACGCCGCTCAACTTCAGGGCCTGCTGAAAAAGCTCGGCATCAATGCCCGGCAACTGCTGCGCACCGGTGAAGACGAATACAAAACCCTCAACCTGGCCGACGCGACGCTGAGCGAGGCACAATTGATCGCGGCCATCGCCGCGCACCCGAAACTCATGGAGCGGCCGATCCTGGAAGTCGGCGACAAAGCCGTCATCGGCCGTCCGCCGGAGAATGTGCTGGAGCTGTTGCCGTGA
- a CDS encoding DNA-3-methyladenine glycosylase I encodes MRDYKWLHEYCLNRFGSAAELEAHLPVPKTPAQLRKISDDRYLSTMALRVFRAGLKHSLVDAKWPSFEEVFFKFDPEKVVLMSAEHLERLMQDARIIRHLGKLKSVPRNAQFILDVAHEKGSFGELIAEWPVTDIVGLWTFLKKRGHQLGGLSAPRFLRMVGKDTFVPSYDVVAGLNAQKIVDKVPTSQRDLALVQDVFNQWHEQSGGRAMSQISMMLAYTVNH; translated from the coding sequence ATGCGCGATTACAAGTGGCTGCACGAGTACTGTCTGAACCGCTTCGGTTCGGCGGCTGAACTGGAAGCCCATCTGCCGGTTCCCAAGACCCCGGCGCAATTGCGCAAGATCAGCGATGACCGTTACCTCTCGACCATGGCGCTGCGGGTCTTCCGCGCCGGGCTCAAGCACAGCCTGGTGGACGCCAAGTGGCCGTCCTTCGAAGAAGTGTTCTTCAAGTTCGACCCGGAAAAAGTCGTGCTGATGAGCGCCGAACACCTGGAGCGCCTGATGCAGGACGCGCGGATCATCCGCCACTTGGGCAAGCTCAAGAGCGTGCCGCGCAATGCGCAATTCATCCTCGACGTGGCCCATGAAAAGGGCAGCTTCGGCGAACTGATCGCCGAGTGGCCGGTGACGGATATCGTCGGCTTGTGGACCTTCCTGAAAAAGCGCGGTCATCAATTGGGCGGGCTGTCGGCGCCGCGCTTCTTGCGCATGGTCGGCAAGGACACGTTTGTGCCGAGCTACGACGTGGTCGCGGGATTGAATGCGCAGAAGATCGTCGACAAGGTGCCGACCAGCCAACGGGACCTGGCGTTGGTGCAGGACGTGTTCAACCAGTGGCATGAACAGAGTGGCGGGCGGGCGATGAGCCAGATTTCGATGATGCTCGCGTACACCGTGAATCATTGA
- a CDS encoding TlpA disulfide reductase family protein has protein sequence MNRRLAAALAIIGALMLGGCGNDYGLDQDGHKVAAGRLDKQWLVLNYWAEWCGPCRTEIAQLNALAEELKGKKIGVFGVNFDNVQGEELKSASEKLGIKFTVLAQDPAELFDLPRSEALPVTYIIDDKGKVREQLMGEQTAAGVMAKLEELKATN, from the coding sequence ATGAATAGGCGATTGGCAGCAGCATTGGCGATCATCGGGGCGCTGATGCTGGGGGGCTGCGGTAACGACTATGGCCTTGACCAGGACGGTCACAAAGTCGCGGCGGGGCGCCTCGATAAACAATGGCTGGTGCTCAATTACTGGGCTGAGTGGTGCGGCCCGTGCCGGACCGAGATTGCGCAGTTGAATGCCTTGGCCGAAGAACTCAAGGGCAAGAAGATCGGTGTGTTCGGGGTCAACTTCGACAACGTGCAGGGCGAAGAGCTGAAAAGCGCCAGTGAAAAACTGGGGATCAAGTTCACTGTGCTGGCCCAGGACCCGGCGGAGCTTTTCGATTTGCCACGCAGCGAAGCGCTGCCGGTGACGTACATCATCGATGACAAGGGCAAGGTGCGGGAACAGTTGATGGGTGAACAGACGGCGGCGGGGGTGATGGCGAAGCTGGAAGAATTGAAGGCGACTAACTAA
- the ttcA gene encoding tRNA 2-thiocytidine(32) synthetase TtcA, whose protein sequence is MGTLTVNQNKLQKRLRRQAGEAVADFSMIEDGDKVMVCLSGGKDSYTMLDVLMHFQKVAPIRFEIVAVNMDQKQPGFPEHVLPAYLKALGVEYHIVEKDTYSVVKELIPEGKTTCSLCSRLRRGTLYTFADEIGATKMALGHHRDDIVETFFLNMFFNGTLKAMPPKLRADDGRNVVIRPLAYCNEKDIQAYADFKQFPIIPCNLCGSQENLQRQVVKDMLQEWERKTPGRTESIFRSLQNVQPSQLADRNLFDFANLRIDETAASRFVNVVNL, encoded by the coding sequence ATGGGCACTCTCACGGTCAACCAGAACAAACTGCAAAAGCGCCTTCGCCGCCAGGCCGGTGAGGCGGTTGCCGATTTCAGCATGATTGAAGACGGCGATAAGGTCATGGTCTGCCTGTCCGGTGGCAAGGACAGCTACACGATGCTCGACGTGCTGATGCACTTTCAGAAGGTCGCCCCGATCCGGTTCGAGATCGTGGCCGTGAACATGGACCAGAAGCAGCCCGGTTTCCCCGAGCACGTACTGCCGGCGTATTTGAAAGCGCTGGGCGTCGAGTACCACATCGTCGAAAAAGACACCTACTCGGTGGTCAAGGAGCTGATCCCGGAGGGCAAGACCACCTGCTCGCTGTGCTCGCGCCTGCGTCGTGGCACGCTGTACACCTTCGCCGACGAAATCGGCGCCACCAAGATGGCCCTCGGTCACCACCGTGACGACATCGTCGAAACGTTCTTCCTCAACATGTTCTTCAACGGCACGCTCAAAGCCATGCCGCCCAAGCTGCGCGCCGACGACGGGCGCAACGTGGTAATCCGCCCGCTGGCCTACTGCAACGAAAAAGACATCCAGGCCTACGCGGATTTCAAGCAATTCCCGATCATTCCGTGCAACCTCTGCGGCTCCCAGGAAAACCTGCAACGCCAGGTGGTCAAGGACATGCTGCAAGAGTGGGAACGCAAGACCCCGGGGCGCACCGAAAGCATTTTCCGCAGTTTGCAAAATGTGCAGCCGTCGCAACTGGCGGACCGCAACCTGTTCGACTTCGCCAACCTGCGCATCGACGAGACCGCCGCTTCGCGGTTCGTCAATGTCGTGAACCTCTGA
- a CDS encoding DUF2069 domain-containing protein: MAKKPKILPSIAWLEPRVRAMRAVSLLCFFALVGLLCAYYLLVADLHGARPWVILLIELVPLLLLAPGMIVGSARGHSWMCFVVNLYFIKGALAAYDPNRQLFGLLEMGASLAVFCSALLYVRWRFQLNRKLAGEGEISVA; encoded by the coding sequence ATGGCGAAGAAGCCGAAGATACTGCCCTCGATCGCATGGCTCGAACCGCGTGTGCGGGCGATGCGCGCGGTCAGCCTGCTGTGCTTTTTCGCTCTGGTGGGTTTGCTGTGCGCTTACTACCTATTGGTCGCCGATCTGCATGGCGCGCGGCCATGGGTGATTTTGCTGATCGAACTGGTGCCGCTGCTGTTGCTGGCGCCGGGAATGATTGTCGGCAGCGCCCGCGGGCATTCGTGGATGTGCTTTGTGGTGAACCTGTATTTCATCAAGGGCGCACTGGCCGCGTATGACCCGAACCGGCAGCTGTTCGGGTTGCTGGAGATGGGCGCGAGCCTCGCGGTGTTTTGCTCGGCGCTGTTGTATGTGCGGTGGCGGTTTCAGTTGAATCGCAAGTTGGCGGGGGAAGGCGAGATTTCGGTCGCCTGA
- a CDS encoding response regulator transcription factor: protein MTPITAGHPRILSIEDDLVLGAYVHEHLGRCGFQVTWCQNGQEGLAIARGQPFDVVLMDILLPGLDGLNVLTQLRQSHSTPVVLMSALGAEADRISGFRLGADDYLPKPFSMAELRVRIEAILRRVALDRRPEPFAVISPVHNLLFDEDQCEVFYREHAAGLTRSEYRLLETLHRNNDEVLSKAFLYQHVLQRGYAAHDRSLDMHISQIRRKLKAIGYTEREVRTVWGKGYVLSAIDEMV from the coding sequence ATGACTCCCATCACTGCTGGCCATCCTCGTATCCTGTCTATAGAAGACGACCTCGTGCTCGGTGCGTATGTCCACGAGCACCTGGGGCGTTGCGGTTTTCAGGTGACCTGGTGCCAGAACGGCCAGGAAGGCCTGGCCATCGCCCGCGGGCAACCGTTCGATGTGGTGCTGATGGACATTTTGCTGCCGGGGCTGGACGGGCTGAACGTGCTGACCCAATTGCGCCAGAGCCATTCCACTCCGGTGGTACTGATGTCGGCACTGGGCGCCGAGGCCGATCGCATCAGCGGTTTTCGCCTGGGCGCCGACGACTACCTGCCCAAACCCTTCAGCATGGCCGAGTTGCGGGTGCGCATCGAAGCCATCCTGCGGCGGGTGGCGCTTGACCGTCGGCCTGAGCCTTTCGCGGTGATCAGTCCCGTTCACAACCTGCTGTTCGACGAAGACCAGTGCGAAGTCTTCTATCGCGAACACGCCGCCGGCCTGACCCGCAGCGAATATCGGCTGCTGGAAACCCTGCATCGCAATAATGATGAAGTGCTGAGCAAAGCCTTCCTTTATCAGCACGTGCTGCAACGGGGCTACGCGGCCCACGACCGCAGCCTCGACATGCACATCAGCCAGATCCGTCGCAAGCTCAAGGCCATCGGCTACACCGAGCGGGAAGTGCGCACGGTGTGGGGCAAGGGTTACGTATTGAGTGCCATCGATGAAATGGTCTGA
- a CDS encoding sensor histidine kinase, producing the protein MKWSDLPGRHSLFWKLACLLVAFCLLMIWLSWSWGRYMEQRNQFLSDTARSTLTRYAAEAEQAWQEGRRAGIDAWLQGMQQRETGWVGVVGGDLQSLSSRPLTDKEIERLTFLRGLDWPIHKKNLPWLRVPFPGDPRTGNLVIELPSRFMPGQYRVFWRVITNGVIPGLFTLLLCVGLYRLLVVPLNSLREQANAWRADQLGVRLSSHTTNRSDELGELGRAFDHMSERLQSTVALQQQLLRDLSHELRTPLSRLRVASESEQGLLQLRERIGREVDGMQRLVDDTLQLAWLDTERTRLPDESIQIQALWDMLTENACYESGWPASRLHCAVDSSCWVRGHLNTLAQALENIVRNAIRHSPTGGIVSLGGRRDGGFWHLWLEDQGGGVAEDDLERIFSPFIRLDGSRPGDGGFGLGLSIARNAVQRQGGTLWAENTEVGLRLNMRLVADSGVASDDTFASKPPPAVERCRTQIV; encoded by the coding sequence ATGAAATGGTCTGACCTGCCGGGCCGGCACTCGCTGTTCTGGAAACTGGCGTGTTTGTTGGTGGCGTTCTGTTTGCTGATGATCTGGTTGAGCTGGTCCTGGGGGCGCTACATGGAGCAGCGCAACCAGTTCCTGTCGGATACCGCCCGCAGCACCCTGACGCGCTACGCCGCTGAGGCCGAGCAAGCGTGGCAGGAGGGGCGGCGTGCGGGCATCGATGCCTGGCTGCAAGGCATGCAACAGCGTGAAACCGGTTGGGTTGGCGTCGTGGGGGGTGATTTGCAGTCGTTGAGCAGCCGACCGCTGACGGACAAGGAAATCGAGCGCCTGACCTTCCTGCGTGGCCTGGATTGGCCGATTCACAAGAAAAACCTGCCGTGGTTGCGCGTGCCTTTTCCCGGCGACCCCCGCACTGGCAATTTGGTGATCGAATTGCCATCGCGTTTCATGCCCGGGCAGTACCGGGTGTTCTGGCGGGTCATTACCAATGGGGTCATTCCCGGACTGTTCACCTTGCTGCTGTGCGTTGGTTTGTATCGATTGCTGGTGGTTCCGCTCAACAGCCTGCGCGAACAGGCCAACGCCTGGCGTGCCGATCAATTGGGAGTGCGCCTGTCGAGTCACACCACCAATCGTTCGGATGAGCTGGGTGAACTGGGCCGCGCCTTCGACCACATGTCCGAGCGCCTGCAAAGCACCGTCGCCCTGCAACAACAATTGCTGCGCGACCTGTCCCACGAACTGCGCACACCCTTGAGCCGCTTACGCGTGGCCAGCGAAAGCGAGCAGGGCCTGTTGCAATTGCGCGAACGCATTGGCCGCGAAGTCGATGGCATGCAGCGACTGGTGGACGACACCCTGCAACTGGCCTGGCTCGACACCGAGCGCACCCGGTTGCCCGACGAATCGATCCAGATCCAGGCGCTATGGGACATGCTCACGGAAAACGCCTGCTATGAAAGTGGCTGGCCGGCGAGCCGGCTGCACTGCGCGGTGGATTCGTCGTGCTGGGTCCGTGGGCATCTGAATACCTTGGCCCAGGCCCTGGAAAACATTGTGCGCAACGCCATTCGGCATTCGCCAACCGGAGGCATTGTCAGTCTGGGTGGACGGCGGGATGGCGGCTTCTGGCATCTGTGGCTGGAGGATCAGGGCGGCGGGGTGGCTGAAGACGATCTGGAGCGGATCTTTTCGCCCTTTATCCGCCTCGATGGTTCGCGGCCGGGGGATGGCGGGTTTGGATTGGGGTTGAGCATTGCCAGGAATGCGGTGCAGCGCCAGGGTGGGACGCTGTGGGCTGAGAACACTGAGGTGGGGTTGCGGTTGAATATGCGGTTGGTGGCGGATAGCGGTGTCGCCAGTGATGACACCTTCGCGAGCAAGCCCCCTCCCGCAGTGGAGCGGTGTCGCACACAAATTGTGTAG
- a CDS encoding 2-hydroxyacid dehydrogenase, translated as MRTILFSSQTYDRDSFLAADLPAGIELQFQSARLSLDTVALAEQHEVVCAFINDDLSAPVLEQLAAGGTRLIALRSAGYNHVDLVAAKRLNLAIVRVPAYSPHAVAEHAVALILALNRRLHRAYNRTREGDFSLHGLTGFDLVGKTVGVVGTGQIGATFANIMNGFGCQLLAYDPFPNPQVEALGARYLSLPQLLAESQIISLHCPLNEQSKHLINRESLAHMQPGAMLINTGRGGLVDTPALIDALKDGQLGYLGLDVYEEEAQLFFEDRSDLPLQDDVLARLLTFPNVIITAHQAFLTREALGAIAATTLHNIATWAAGAPQNQVEG; from the coding sequence ATGCGCACGATTCTGTTCAGCAGCCAGACCTACGACCGCGACAGTTTTCTCGCGGCGGACTTGCCCGCCGGCATCGAGTTGCAGTTTCAATCGGCGCGCCTGAGCCTCGACACCGTGGCACTCGCCGAGCAGCATGAAGTGGTGTGCGCCTTTATCAATGATGACCTCAGCGCCCCGGTGCTCGAACAGTTGGCCGCCGGCGGCACACGGTTGATCGCCCTGCGTTCGGCCGGTTACAACCATGTCGACCTGGTCGCGGCGAAACGCCTGAACCTGGCCATCGTGCGCGTACCGGCCTATTCGCCCCACGCGGTGGCCGAACACGCGGTGGCGCTGATCCTGGCCCTTAACCGGCGCCTGCATCGCGCCTACAACCGCACCCGCGAGGGCGACTTCAGCCTGCACGGGCTGACCGGTTTCGACCTGGTGGGCAAGACCGTCGGCGTGGTCGGCACCGGGCAGATTGGCGCGACCTTCGCCAACATCATGAACGGTTTTGGCTGTCAGTTACTCGCCTACGATCCCTTCCCCAATCCTCAGGTCGAAGCCCTCGGCGCGCGTTACCTGAGTTTGCCGCAGCTGTTGGCCGAGTCGCAGATCATCAGCCTGCACTGCCCGCTCAATGAACAGAGCAAACATTTGATCAACCGCGAGTCACTGGCGCATATGCAACCGGGGGCGATGTTGATCAATACCGGGCGCGGCGGACTGGTCGACACACCGGCGCTGATCGACGCCTTGAAGGACGGCCAGTTGGGCTATCTGGGGCTGGATGTGTATGAAGAAGAGGCGCAGTTGTTCTTCGAGGACCGCTCGGACCTGCCGTTGCAAGACGATGTGCTGGCGCGGTTGCTGACTTTCCCGAACGTCATCATCACCGCGCACCAGGCGTTCCTGACCCGCGAAGCCCTGGGCGCGATTGCCGCGACCACCTTGCACAACATCGCAACCTGGGCGGCCGGCGCGCCGCAGAATCAGGTCGAAGGCTGA
- a CDS encoding Yip1 family protein codes for MIHHVVGLFTHPDQEWKEIRGDQEESISHMYLTHTLILAAIPAVSAFIGTTQVGWVIGSRAPVMLTTESALWMTIMSYVAMLGGVAVMGAFVHWMARTYDANPSLARCVAFATYTATPLFVGGLAALYPHMWLGMVVGTAAICYTVYLLYVGLPTFMNIPSDEGFLFSSSVLAVGLVVLVAIMAFTVIVWGLGVGPVYTN; via the coding sequence ATGATCCATCACGTAGTGGGGCTCTTCACCCACCCCGACCAGGAATGGAAAGAAATTCGTGGCGACCAAGAGGAAAGCATCAGCCACATGTACCTCACTCACACGCTGATTCTGGCGGCGATCCCCGCCGTGTCGGCCTTTATCGGCACCACCCAGGTTGGCTGGGTCATTGGCAGCCGGGCGCCGGTCATGCTCACGACAGAGAGTGCGCTATGGATGACGATCATGTCGTACGTGGCGATGCTCGGTGGTGTGGCGGTCATGGGCGCGTTCGTGCACTGGATGGCCCGTACCTATGACGCCAATCCGAGCCTGGCCCGTTGCGTCGCATTTGCCACCTACACCGCGACACCGCTGTTCGTCGGCGGGTTGGCGGCGCTGTATCCACACATGTGGCTGGGGATGGTCGTTGGTACGGCCGCCATCTGTTACACGGTGTACCTGCTGTATGTGGGGTTGCCGACCTTCATGAACATTCCATCGGACGAGGGATTCCTGTTTTCAAGCTCGGTGTTGGCTGTAGGCCTGGTGGTGCTGGTGGCCATCATGGCGTTTACCGTTATTGTCTGGGGACTCGGCGTGGGGCCGGTCTATACGAACTAG
- a CDS encoding response regulator: protein MLKKLGIKGRVLLLTLLPTSLMALVLGGYFTWMQQSDLQAQLLQRGEMIAEQLAPLVAPAMGHKNTDLLERIATQSLEQTDVRAVTFLAPDRTPLAHAGPTMLNAAPIGNSSQMLRRSGNDATRYLLPVFGKHRNLAGDLIPDEADRLLGWVELELSHNGMLLRGYRSLFASLLLIGAGLAGAALLALRMGRTINRPISQIKLAVAQLKDGHLETRLPPLGSQELDELASGINRMAGTLQNAQEELQHSVDQATEDVRQNLETIEIQNIELDLARKEALEASRIKSEFLANMSHEIRTPLNGILGFTHLLQKSELTPRQLDYLGTIEKSADSLLGIINEILDFSKIEAGKLVLDNIPFNLRDLLQDTLTILAPAAHAKQLELVSLVYRDTPLSLVGDPLRLKQILTNLVSNAIKFTREGTIVARAMLEEEHEDSVQLRISIQDTGIGLSNQDVRALFQAFSQADNSLSRQPGGTGLGLVISKRLIEQMGGEIGVDSTPGEGSEFWISLSLPKTRDDAEDLPGPPLLGRRVAVLENHELARQALQHQLEDCGLEVTPFNTLESLTNGVTGAHQTEQAIELAVLGITSNDMPPERLNQHIWDLEHLGCKVLVLCPTTEQTLFHLSVPNPHSQLQSKPACTRKLRRALSDLVNPRQQRSEPGEPVSSRAPKVLCVDDNPANLLLVQTLLEDMGAKVLAVESGYAAVKAVQNETFDLVLMDVQMPGMDGRQSTEAIRQWESERHCTPLPIVALTAHAMANEKRALLQSGMDDYLTKPISERQLAQVVLKWTGLALRNQVPERSSDSHGGGELLVLDHEEGLRLAAGKADLAADMLAMLLASLEADREAIRVAREANDQNALIERVHRLHGATRYCGVPQLRAACQRSETLLKQQDPKAAAALEELERSINRLAAQARISA from the coding sequence GTGCTTAAGAAACTGGGAATTAAAGGCCGCGTGCTGTTGCTGACCTTGCTGCCGACCAGCCTGATGGCGTTGGTGCTGGGCGGCTATTTCACCTGGATGCAGCAATCGGACCTGCAAGCCCAACTCCTGCAGCGCGGCGAGATGATCGCTGAACAACTCGCGCCGCTGGTGGCCCCGGCCATGGGCCACAAGAACACCGACCTGCTGGAACGGATCGCCACCCAATCCCTGGAACAAACGGACGTGCGCGCGGTGACCTTCCTCGCCCCCGACCGCACACCCCTGGCCCACGCCGGCCCGACCATGCTCAACGCGGCACCGATCGGCAACAGCTCGCAGATGCTGCGCCGCAGCGGCAATGACGCGACTCGCTACTTGCTGCCAGTGTTCGGCAAGCACCGCAACCTGGCCGGCGACCTGATTCCCGACGAAGCCGACCGCCTGCTCGGTTGGGTCGAACTCGAACTGTCCCACAACGGCATGCTGCTGCGCGGTTACCGCAGCCTGTTCGCCAGTTTGCTGCTAATCGGCGCCGGTCTGGCCGGCGCGGCGCTGCTGGCCCTGCGCATGGGCCGCACCATCAACCGGCCGATCAGCCAGATCAAACTGGCGGTGGCGCAACTCAAGGACGGTCATCTGGAAACCCGCCTGCCGCCCCTCGGCAGCCAGGAACTGGATGAGCTGGCGTCGGGCATCAACCGCATGGCTGGCACCCTGCAAAACGCCCAGGAAGAATTGCAGCACAGCGTCGACCAGGCCACCGAAGACGTGCGCCAGAACCTGGAAACCATCGAGATCCAGAACATCGAGCTGGACCTGGCGCGCAAGGAAGCCCTGGAAGCGAGCCGGATCAAATCCGAATTCCTGGCCAACATGAGCCATGAAATCCGCACGCCGCTCAACGGCATTCTCGGCTTCACCCATTTGCTGCAAAAAAGCGAGTTGACCCCGCGCCAGCTCGATTACCTGGGCACCATCGAAAAATCCGCCGACAGCCTGCTGGGGATCATCAACGAGATCCTCGACTTCTCGAAAATCGAGGCCGGCAAACTGGTGCTCGACAATATTCCGTTCAACCTGCGCGACCTGTTGCAGGACACCTTGACCATCCTCGCCCCGGCCGCCCACGCCAAACAGCTGGAACTGGTGAGCCTGGTGTATCGCGACACGCCGCTGTCACTGGTCGGCGATCCGCTGCGCCTCAAGCAGATCCTCACCAACCTGGTCAGCAACGCGATCAAGTTCACCCGCGAAGGCACCATCGTCGCCCGGGCCATGCTTGAAGAAGAACACGAAGACAGCGTGCAACTGCGCATCAGCATTCAGGACACCGGCATCGGCCTGTCGAACCAGGACGTGCGCGCGCTGTTCCAGGCCTTCAGCCAGGCGGATAACTCGCTGTCGCGCCAACCCGGCGGAACGGGTCTGGGGCTGGTGATTTCCAAGCGCCTGATCGAGCAGATGGGCGGCGAGATCGGCGTCGACAGCACGCCGGGGGAAGGCTCGGAATTCTGGATCAGCCTGAGCCTGCCAAAAACCCGCGACGACGCCGAGGATCTGCCCGGCCCGCCGTTGCTTGGCCGCCGGGTGGCGGTGCTGGAAAACCACGAACTGGCCCGTCAGGCGTTGCAGCATCAACTGGAAGATTGTGGTCTCGAAGTCACGCCGTTCAACACCCTCGAAAGTTTGACCAATGGCGTCACCGGCGCCCATCAGACCGAACAGGCGATTGAACTGGCCGTGCTCGGCATCACCAGCAACGACATGCCGCCGGAGCGCCTCAACCAACACATCTGGGACCTTGAACACCTGGGCTGCAAAGTCCTGGTGTTGTGCCCAACCACCGAGCAGACACTGTTCCATCTCTCGGTGCCCAATCCCCACAGTCAGCTCCAGTCCAAACCGGCGTGCACGCGCAAGTTGCGCCGGGCCCTGTCCGATCTGGTCAACCCGCGCCAGCAGCGCAGCGAGCCCGGCGAACCGGTGTCGAGCCGTGCACCAAAAGTCCTTTGCGTCGACGACAACCCGGCGAACCTGCTGCTGGTACAAACGCTGCTTGAGGACATGGGCGCCAAGGTGCTCGCTGTGGAAAGCGGTTACGCCGCGGTCAAAGCGGTGCAGAACGAAACCTTCGACCTGGTGTTGATGGACGTGCAGATGCCCGGCATGGACGGGCGCCAGAGCACCGAAGCGATTCGCCAATGGGAAAGCGAACGGCATTGCACGCCGCTGCCGATCGTGGCCCTCACCGCCCACGCCATGGCCAACGAAAAACGCGCCTTGCTGCAAAGCGGCATGGACGATTACCTGACCAAGCCCATCAGCGAACGGCAACTGGCCCAGGTGGTGTTGAAGTGGACCGGCCTGGCGCTGCGCAATCAGGTGCCGGAACGCTCCAGCGACAGCCATGGCGGCGGTGAATTGCTGGTGCTCGATCACGAAGAAGGCCTGCGCCTGGCGGCGGGCAAGGCTGATTTGGCGGCAGACATGCTGGCGATGCTGCTGGCTTCGCTGGAAGCTGACCGCGAGGCGATTCGCGTTGCCCGCGAAGCCAACGACCAGAATGCCTTGATCGAACGGGTCCATCGCCTGCACGGCGCCACGCGTTACTGCGGCGTGCCGCAACTGCGCGCTGCCTGCCAGCGCAGTGAAACCCTGCTCAAACAGCAAGACCCGAAAGCGGCGGCGGCACTCGAAGAACTGGAACGCTCGATCAATCGCCTCGCGGCGCAGGCGCGCATCAGCGCCTGA
- a CDS encoding META domain-containing protein — protein sequence MKHLALAAMVGASLMGCAAEPVQLQQNRSYILEWIGERPLMDYSHLTITLGDDGRAYGNGGCNHWFAPYTLEGDKLSFGKVGSTRKLCAPALMEQEKRFLQALENVQRWDISPIDQMRFWPAEGKPLRWWLEEG from the coding sequence ATGAAACACCTTGCCCTGGCGGCCATGGTGGGCGCCAGTCTGATGGGCTGCGCCGCCGAACCGGTACAACTGCAACAGAACCGCAGCTACATTCTGGAATGGATCGGCGAACGTCCGCTGATGGATTACAGTCATTTGACCATTACCCTGGGTGACGACGGTCGCGCCTACGGCAATGGCGGCTGCAACCATTGGTTCGCGCCCTACACCCTGGAAGGTGACAAGCTGAGCTTCGGCAAAGTCGGCAGCACCCGCAAGCTGTGCGCTCCGGCGTTGATGGAGCAGGAAAAGCGTTTCCTGCAGGCTCTGGAAAATGTGCAGCGCTGGGACATCTCGCCGATCGACCAGATGCGCTTCTGGCCGGCCGAAGGCAAACCACTGCGTTGGTGGCTTGAAGAGGGTTGA